The Primulina eburnea isolate SZY01 chromosome 8, ASM2296580v1, whole genome shotgun sequence genome contains a region encoding:
- the LOC140838158 gene encoding myb-related protein 306-like, whose translation MGRPPCCEKMGMKKGPWTPEEDILLVSYVQEHGAGNWKSVPTRTGLMRCSKSCRLRWTNYLRPGIKRGSFTDQEEKMIIQLQDLLGNKWAAIASYLPERTDNDVKNYWNTHLKKKLKKLEMGSDGFSSNSHSISRGQWERRLQADINTAKQALKDALSFEKPGHFGGQSTLEDESVAYAKPVLQAYSYASSTENIARLLKGWVKNKPKSEDSKCSISTQDSSNNAVTAESTSTTNLSESFESLFGTFESFESSTSKFSRSASPENSFVHGEKKLDDSTGLAPLSVLENWLLDDQGKDYLTNFSFE comes from the exons ATGGGCAGGCCTCCTTGCTGTGAAAAAATGGGAATGAAAAAAGGACCATGGACTCCGGAAGAAGATATACTTTTGGTTTCTTATGTTCAAGAACACGGTGCTGGTAACTGGAAGTCTGTTCCTACACGCACAG GTCTAATGAGGTGTAGTAAGAGTTGCAGACTGAGATGGACAAATTATCTCCGGCCTGGAATTAAAAGAGGCAGCTTCACTGATCaggaagaaaagatgatcatcCAGCTTCAAGATCTTCTTGGGAACAA GTGGGCTGCCATAGCTTCATATCTACCAGAAAGAACAGACAATGATGTAAAGAACTATTGGAACACCCATTTAAAGAAGAAGCTTAAAAAGCTTGAAATGGGCTCTGATGGATTTTCATCAAACTCGCACTCTATTTCCAGAGGGCAATGGGAGAGAAGGCTCCAAGCTGATATAAACACAGCCAAACAAGCCCTTAAAGATGCATTGTCCTTCGAAAAACCGGGTCATTTTGGCGGTCAGTCGACTCTAGAAGATGAATCAGTTGCTTATGCTAAACCGGTGCTGCAAGCATATTCTTACGCGTCCAGCACAGAGAACATAGCGAGATTGCTTAAAGGGTGGGTGAAAAACAAGCCGAAATCTGAAGATTCCAAGTGCTCGATTAGTACTCAAGATTCATCGAACAATGCTGTGACCGCAGAGTCAACTTCCACCACGAACTTGTCCGAATCATTTGAATCACTTTTTGGTACATTTGAGTCTTTTGAATCTTCTACATCTAAGTTTTCGAGATCCGCTTCTCCAGAAAATAGTTTCGTTCATGGTGAAAAGAAACTCGACGACTCCACTGGATTGGCCCCGTTATCGGTGCTGGAGAATTGGCTGCTGGATGATCAAGGGAAAGATTATTTGACTAACTTCTCATTTGAATGA
- the LOC140837626 gene encoding mini zinc finger protein 3-like, whose protein sequence is MEKCQMVPKSDANSSFTATSVRYVECQKNQAADVGGYAVDGCGEFMASDEEGTNGALTCAACGCHRSFHRREVGSEAVSEYATSHPRISSN, encoded by the coding sequence ATGGAAAAATGCCAAATGGTTCCGAAGAGTGACGCAAACTCGTCATTTACAGCGACAAGTGTGAGATATGTTGAGTGCCAGAAAAATCAAGCGGCGGATGTGGGAGGATATGCCGTGGACGGTTGTGGAGAATTCATGGCTTCTGATGAGGAGGGAACTAATGGTGCACTTACTTGCGCCGCCTGTGGTTGTCACCGTAGCTTCCACCGGAGGGAGGTTGGATCGGAGGCGGTTTCAGAATATGCCACTTCTCATCCACGTATATCGAGTAACTGA
- the LOC140837627 gene encoding gibberellin-regulated protein 4-like isoform X1 codes for MAKFLAFLLLALVVISVMQIPIMASQEDIQLNKRQSRYGSGSLKGFQCPSQCSRRCGRTQYHKPCMFFCQKCCRKCLCVPPGFYGNKAVCPCYNNWKTKEGGPKCP; via the exons ATGGCCaagtttcttgcatttctaCTCTTGGCCCTTGTGGTCATTTCCGTGATGCAAATACCT ATCATGGCTTCCCAGGAGGATATTCAGCTGAACAAG AGGCAGAGCCGATACGGTTCCGGCAGTTTGAAGGGCTTCC AATGCCCCTCACAATGCTCGAGGCGGTGTGGGAGGACCCAATACCACAAGCCTTGCATGTTCTTCTGTCAAAAGTGCTGCAGAAAATGCCTGTGCGTGCCCCCTGGCTTCTACGGCAACAAAGCTGTTTGCCCCTGCTACAACAACTGGAAGACCAAAGAAGGAGGTCCAAAATGCCCTTGA
- the LOC140837627 gene encoding gibberellin-regulated protein 4-like isoform X2, giving the protein MAKFLAFLLLALVVISVMQIPIMASQEDIQLNKSRYGSGSLKGFQCPSQCSRRCGRTQYHKPCMFFCQKCCRKCLCVPPGFYGNKAVCPCYNNWKTKEGGPKCP; this is encoded by the exons ATGGCCaagtttcttgcatttctaCTCTTGGCCCTTGTGGTCATTTCCGTGATGCAAATACCT ATCATGGCTTCCCAGGAGGATATTCAGCTGAACAAG AGCCGATACGGTTCCGGCAGTTTGAAGGGCTTCC AATGCCCCTCACAATGCTCGAGGCGGTGTGGGAGGACCCAATACCACAAGCCTTGCATGTTCTTCTGTCAAAAGTGCTGCAGAAAATGCCTGTGCGTGCCCCCTGGCTTCTACGGCAACAAAGCTGTTTGCCCCTGCTACAACAACTGGAAGACCAAAGAAGGAGGTCCAAAATGCCCTTGA
- the LOC140837628 gene encoding transcription factor MYB52-like encodes MQQHQQSGGGTSANDGGRELSTAGGFCFIMRNGCFELSDKNSEADVLRNVSAATCTNFIRDRGNPSENYGKKTRNGKPKLCSRGHWKLSEDAKLRELVAMHGPQNWNHIAKKLQGRSGKSCRLRWYNQLNPKINRGAFSEEEEEALMAAQREYGNKWALISKLFQGRTDNAVKNHWHVVMARKYREFSKSCMERPWSSTQSALDRVGVLLMDEYSKSSIAHTPTFVSRKYTDPAGLQILESSGAVCALSRFPGWEERRWPQHGEKIQRHISLSTSEISFAQPSLPVSDEYQETCCFQNSNTETPPFIDFLGVGTS; translated from the exons ATGCAGCAGCACCAGCAAAGTGGTGGCGGCACTTCCGCAAACGACGGCGGAAGAGAGTTAAGTACCGCGGGAGGATTTTGCTTTATCATGAGGAATGGGTGCTTTGAACTCTCCGATAAAAACTCAGAAGCAGATGTTCTCAGAAATGTTTCTGCAGCAACCTGCACGAATTTCATTCGTGATCGAGGCAACCCTAGCGAAAATTATGGCAAGAAAACTAGAAATGGGAAGCCAAAATTATGTTCTAGAGGGCActggaaactttcagaagacgCCAAGCTGAGAGAACTTGTTGCCATGCATGGTCCTCAGAACTGGAACCACATAGCCAAGAAACTACAAGGCAGATCAG GTAAAAGCTGTAGATTAAGATGGTATAATCAGCTCAACCCAAAGATTAACAGAGGAGCTTTCAGTGAAGAAGAAGAGGAGGCACTAATGGCGGCTCAAAGAGAATATGGAAACAAATGGGCCCTGATTTCCAAGCTTTTTCAGGGCAGAACAGATAATGCTGTGAAGAATCACTGGCATGTTGTAATGGCTCGGAAATATAGAGAGTTCTCTAAATCTTGCATGGAAAGACCATGGAGCAGTACTCAGTCTGCACTTGATCGTGTAGGAGTACTATTGATGGATGAATACTCAAAATCTAGCATTGCACATACTCCTACCTTCGTCTCCAGAAAGTATACCGATCCGGCCGGATTACAGATACTTGAGTCAAGTGGCGCCGTTTGTGCGCTTTCCAGGTTTCCTG GCTGGGAGGAAAGGCGGTGGCCACAGCACGGAGAAAAGATACAAAGACATATTTCGCTTTCAACATCTGAAATCTCTTTTGCTCAGCCATCACTGCCCGTTTCAGATGAGTACCAAGAAACATGCTGTTTCCAGAACAGTAATACGGAGACACCTCCCTTTATAGATTTTCTTGGGGTTGGAACCTCATAA
- the LOC140837871 gene encoding uncharacterized protein, translated as MTELVRLITTTIEQVLAQRPDNNPPPGQDHEAQRQEIQSLREEMERLKEERNAPPLPPLLARGIPFSAEILAAELPQNFRFPNVGEYDSSGDPEEHLSRFENAALLHQYSDPIKCRVFLTTLVRSSQQWFNLLRPGTISTFQDFGRAFLHQFASSKKHPLTALSLFNVKQEQESLRDFVKRFNKMVIDVPSATPDILISAFTQGLRGGDFFKSLVKKPPTTFEELLAKAEKYMNVEEVQMARRSEPKTLAKVTRDARHTHIVPRVGRFEPPTLLGQFAAYTPLKVNKSRALELCDERQLIRRPRSSDRGPRNPRSERYCEFHKDYGHTTDECHHLNQEIERIIQRDPEMKAILASTGGGYRPHKRTREENDPERRRAPNQRENFQNANPNMRRAEPREQLPPRGVINMISGGPTDGDSNRARKASSRRLENMEISSTQTRSGPIISFGPEDMKGVADPHNDALVIRAMIANYEVARIFVDSGSSVNVLFKEAMDQMDLGEYTVEPISTALFGFTGHQYTPLGSSISLSLWGVGMLERPGSSTL; from the coding sequence ATGACGGAGCTCGTCCGGTTGATCACTACGACTATAGAACAAGTCTTGGCACAGAGACCAGACAACAATCCTCCCCCAGGACAGGATCATGAAGCCCAAAGGCAAGAGATACAGAGTTTAAGGGAGGAGATGGAACGCCTTAAAGAGGAGAGGAATGCACCCCCTCTTCCACCACTTCTGGCTCGGGGGATCCCTTTCTCGGCCGAGATATTAGCCGCTGAATtgcctcaaaatttcagattccCTAACGTCGGAGAATACGACAGCTCGGGAGATCCGGAAGAGCATCTGTCCCGATTTGAGAACGCGGCTTTATTGCACCAATACTCAGACCCGATCAAGTGTAGGGTCTTCTTAACCACTTTGGTCAGGTCATCACAGCAGTGGTTCAATTTGCTTCGGCCGGGGACCATCAGCACTTTTCAAGACTTCGGAAGGGCTTTTCTCCACCAATTTGCTAGTAGCAAAAAGCATCCATTGACGGCTCTGAGTCTATTCAatgttaaacaagaacaagaaaGCCTACGAGATTTCGTTAAGAGGTTTAACAAGATGGTCATCGATGTTCCCTCAGCTACTCCGGACATACTAATAAGCGCCTTTACACAAGGGCTAAGAGGTGGTGACTTTTTCAAGTCATTGGTAAAGAAACCTCCGACTACTTTTGAAGAACTGTTGGCCAAAGCCGAGAAATACATGAACGTGGAAGAAGTACAGATGGCTAGGAGAAGTGAACCAAAGACCTTAGCCAAGGTTACACGAGATGCTCGACACACCCACATTGTACCAAGGGTCGGGCGTTTCGAACCACCTACGTTGCTTGGGCAGTTCGCTGCTTACACACCTTTGAAAGTCAACAAATCTCGAGCATTGGAGCTGTGTGACGAGCGACAACTCATTCGAAGACCTCGGAGTAGTGACAGAGGACCTCGTAATCCCAGGTCAGAAAGGTATTGTGAATTTCACAAGGATTATGGTCATACTACCGATGAATGTCATCACTTGAATCAAGAAATAGAACGGATCATCCAGAGAGATCCAGAAATGAAAGCAATTCTAGCCAGTACGGGTGGTGGGTACCGACCCCATAAGAGAACACGGGAGGAAAATGATCCTGAAAGGAGGAGGGCTCCGAATCAAAGGGAAAACTTTCAAAATGCTAACCCGAATATGCGGAGGGCAGAACCTCGTGAGCAATTACCCCCTCGCGGGGTAATTAATATGATATCGGGTGGGCCTACGGACGGAGACTCCAACCGGGCCAGGAAAGCTAGCAGCCGGAGATTGGAAAACATGGAGATTAGTAGCACTCAAACACGCTCCGGACCGATAATTTCTTTTGGACCCGAGGACATGAAGGGAGTGGCCGACCCGCATAATGATGCTTTGGTTATCCGAGCTATGATCGCCAATTATGAGGTGGCTCGTATCTTTGTGGACTCCGGAAGTTCTGTCAATGTTCTGTTTAAAGAAGCGATGGATCAGATGGACTTGGGCGAATACACGGTAGAGCCTATCTCCACGGCTTTGTTTGGATTCACGGGCCATCAATACACCCCCTTGGGGTCGTCAATCTCCCTCTCTCTCTGGGGAGTGGGGATGTTAGAAAGACCCGGGTCATCAACTTTGTGA
- the LOC140838159 gene encoding RNA-binding KH domain-containing protein RCF3-like isoform X2, translating into MAGQRNNYGKRSRSHSDYTDNGANKRRNSGIDKDPLDIGPEDTVYRYLCPGRKIGSIIGRGGEIVKQLRLDTKSKIRIGESVPGCEERIVTIYSTSEGTNVSDSVDGHFCPAQDALFKVHDRIVVDGTAVEENLEEGLLVTARLLVSSDQIGCIIGKGGQIVQNIRSETGAQICIVKDDHLATSALSSDELVQISGDTSVVKKALQQIASRLHDNPSRSQHLLSSAQTGYPSSSSVLGAAGGGPIMGLTPLVGAYGGYKGESADWSQSIYSAPRNEASSQEFLLRLICPNANIGGVIGKGGMIINQIRQDSGAAIKVDSSSADGNDRVISISAKEMFEDAFSPAINAAARLQPRCSEKVERDSGLLSFTTRLLVPSSQIGCLIGKGGSIISEMRKATKANIRILSKENLPKVASKDDEMVQISGDLDVAKDALIQVTSRLRADLFDKEGQGYLPAFLPVLPYLPVSSDGSDSLKYENRDAKSRGRGYSSGGYGRFDLAPVDSYGLYGSLQSGGGGNAYGAYGSYLSLRSIDSGSCRL; encoded by the exons ATGGCAGGTCAGAGAAATAACTACGGCAAACGCTCTCGTTCTCATTCCGACTACACTGATAATGGTGCAAATAAAAGAAGAAATTCAGGAATCGATAAAGATCCACTCGACATTGGGCCTGAGGATACTGTATACCGCTACCTGTGCCCTGGAAGGAAAATTGGAAGTATAATTGGAAGGGGCGGGGAGATCGTTAAGCAATTAAGATTGGATACTAAATCCAAGATAAGAATTGGTGAGTCTGTACCAGGATGTGAGGAACGTATTGTCACTATTTACAGCACCAGCGAGGGAACTAATGTATCTGATAGTGTTGATGGTCATTTTTGTCCCGCTCAAGATGCCCTTTTTAAGGTTCATGATAGGATTGTTGTTGATGGCACTGCAGTTGAGGAGAACTTAGAAGAAGGCCTGCTGGTGACTGCTCGTCTGCTAGTATCTTCTGATCAGATTGGATGTATCATTGGGAAGGGTGGACAGATAGTTCAAAACATCCGAAGTGAAACCGGGGCACAGATCTGTATTGTAAAGGATGATCATCTGGCAACTTCTGCGTTGAGTTCAGATGAACTGGTGCAG ATATCAGGTGATACCTCAGTGGTGAAGAAAGCTCTTCAGCAGATTGCTTCTCGTCTACATGATAATCCATCTCGATCTCAGCATTTACTTTCTTCTGCTCAAACTGGCTATCCATCTTCTAGTTCGGTATTGGGGGCTGCTGGTGGTGGTCCAATCATGGGATTAACTCCACTTGTAGGCGCATATGGAGGTTATAAGGGTGAGAGTGCAGATTGGTCTCAGTCTATTTATTCAGCTCCAAGAAATGAAGCATCTTCACAAGAATTCTTACTTCGTTTGATTTGTCCAAATGCGAATATTGGAGGTGTAATTGGAAAGGGTGGCATGATCATTAATCAAATAAGGCAAGATTCTGGCGCGGCTATTAAAGTTGATAGCTCCTCTGCTGATGGAAATGATCGTGTGATATCTATCTCTGCAAAAGAG ATGTTTGAAGATGCATTTTCCCCGGCAATCAATGCGGCTGCACGCTTGCAGCCCAGGTGCAGTGAGAAAGTTGAAAGGGATTCTGGGCTCCTTTCTTTTACCACACGATTGCTCGTTCCATCTTCTCAAATTGGCTGTCTTATTGGAAAAGGAGGTTCCATAATTTCAGAGATGAGGAAAGCCACCAAAGCCAACATTCGCATACTGTCCAAAGAAAACCTGCCGAAAGTTGCTTCTAAAGATGATGAGATGGTGCAG ATTTCTGGAGATCTTGATGTTGCTAAGGATGCTCTTATACAAGTAACTTCAAGATTGAGGGCTGATCTTTTTGACAAGGAGGGACAGGGTTATCTGCCTGCATTTCTGCCTGTTCTCCCGTACCTTCCAGTGTCATCAGATGGTTCAGATAGCTTGAAATATGAAAACAGAGATGCTAAGAGCCGTGGGCGTGGGTATTCTTCTGGTGGGTATGGTCGTTTTGATTTGGCACCTGTGGATTCCTATGGTCTGTATGGCAGTCTTCAG AGTGGTGGTGGAGGCAATGCTTATGGAGCGTATGGAAGTTACTTGTCATTACGTTCGATTGATTCCGG AAGTTGTAGATTATGA
- the LOC140838159 gene encoding RNA-binding KH domain-containing protein RCF3-like isoform X1, which produces MAGQRNNYGKRSRSHSDYTDNGANKRRNSGIDKDPLDIGPEDTVYRYLCPGRKIGSIIGRGGEIVKQLRLDTKSKIRIGESVPGCEERIVTIYSTSEGTNVSDSVDGHFCPAQDALFKVHDRIVVDGTAVEENLEEGLLVTARLLVSSDQIGCIIGKGGQIVQNIRSETGAQICIVKDDHLATSALSSDELVQISGDTSVVKKALQQIASRLHDNPSRSQHLLSSAQTGYPSSSSVLGAAGGGPIMGLTPLVGAYGGYKGESADWSQSIYSAPRNEASSQEFLLRLICPNANIGGVIGKGGMIINQIRQDSGAAIKVDSSSADGNDRVISISAKEMFEDAFSPAINAAARLQPRCSEKVERDSGLLSFTTRLLVPSSQIGCLIGKGGSIISEMRKATKANIRILSKENLPKVASKDDEMVQISGDLDVAKDALIQVTSRLRADLFDKEGQGYLPAFLPVLPYLPVSSDGSDSLKYENRDAKSRGRGYSSGGYGRFDLAPVDSYGLYGSLQSGGGGNAYGAYGSYLSLRSIDSGISGRNSISRGRTFDY; this is translated from the exons ATGGCAGGTCAGAGAAATAACTACGGCAAACGCTCTCGTTCTCATTCCGACTACACTGATAATGGTGCAAATAAAAGAAGAAATTCAGGAATCGATAAAGATCCACTCGACATTGGGCCTGAGGATACTGTATACCGCTACCTGTGCCCTGGAAGGAAAATTGGAAGTATAATTGGAAGGGGCGGGGAGATCGTTAAGCAATTAAGATTGGATACTAAATCCAAGATAAGAATTGGTGAGTCTGTACCAGGATGTGAGGAACGTATTGTCACTATTTACAGCACCAGCGAGGGAACTAATGTATCTGATAGTGTTGATGGTCATTTTTGTCCCGCTCAAGATGCCCTTTTTAAGGTTCATGATAGGATTGTTGTTGATGGCACTGCAGTTGAGGAGAACTTAGAAGAAGGCCTGCTGGTGACTGCTCGTCTGCTAGTATCTTCTGATCAGATTGGATGTATCATTGGGAAGGGTGGACAGATAGTTCAAAACATCCGAAGTGAAACCGGGGCACAGATCTGTATTGTAAAGGATGATCATCTGGCAACTTCTGCGTTGAGTTCAGATGAACTGGTGCAG ATATCAGGTGATACCTCAGTGGTGAAGAAAGCTCTTCAGCAGATTGCTTCTCGTCTACATGATAATCCATCTCGATCTCAGCATTTACTTTCTTCTGCTCAAACTGGCTATCCATCTTCTAGTTCGGTATTGGGGGCTGCTGGTGGTGGTCCAATCATGGGATTAACTCCACTTGTAGGCGCATATGGAGGTTATAAGGGTGAGAGTGCAGATTGGTCTCAGTCTATTTATTCAGCTCCAAGAAATGAAGCATCTTCACAAGAATTCTTACTTCGTTTGATTTGTCCAAATGCGAATATTGGAGGTGTAATTGGAAAGGGTGGCATGATCATTAATCAAATAAGGCAAGATTCTGGCGCGGCTATTAAAGTTGATAGCTCCTCTGCTGATGGAAATGATCGTGTGATATCTATCTCTGCAAAAGAG ATGTTTGAAGATGCATTTTCCCCGGCAATCAATGCGGCTGCACGCTTGCAGCCCAGGTGCAGTGAGAAAGTTGAAAGGGATTCTGGGCTCCTTTCTTTTACCACACGATTGCTCGTTCCATCTTCTCAAATTGGCTGTCTTATTGGAAAAGGAGGTTCCATAATTTCAGAGATGAGGAAAGCCACCAAAGCCAACATTCGCATACTGTCCAAAGAAAACCTGCCGAAAGTTGCTTCTAAAGATGATGAGATGGTGCAG ATTTCTGGAGATCTTGATGTTGCTAAGGATGCTCTTATACAAGTAACTTCAAGATTGAGGGCTGATCTTTTTGACAAGGAGGGACAGGGTTATCTGCCTGCATTTCTGCCTGTTCTCCCGTACCTTCCAGTGTCATCAGATGGTTCAGATAGCTTGAAATATGAAAACAGAGATGCTAAGAGCCGTGGGCGTGGGTATTCTTCTGGTGGGTATGGTCGTTTTGATTTGGCACCTGTGGATTCCTATGGTCTGTATGGCAGTCTTCAG AGTGGTGGTGGAGGCAATGCTTATGGAGCGTATGGAAGTTACTTGTCATTACGTTCGATTGATTCCGG GATATCTGGCCGTAATTCTATTTCCCGTGGAAGAACCTTTGACTACTAG
- the LOC140838160 gene encoding vesicle transport v-SNARE 11-like, whose translation MSQVFDGYERQYCEISANLSRKCSSTAVLDGEQRKQKILEIKTGLDEADSLIRKMDLEARGLQPNVKAVLLAKLREFKSDLNNLKSEVKRIASTNLNQAARDELLEAGMADTLTASANQRGRLMMSTERLDNSSNRIQDSRRVMLETEELGVSLLHDLHGQRQALLHSNDTMYGVDDNISRSKKIMTNISRRMDRNKWIIGSVITVLVIAIAVVLYFKLSK comes from the exons ATGAGCCAGGTTTTCGACGGTTACGAGCGCCAATACTGCGAGATATCTGCTAATTTGTCGAGGAAGTGCTCGTCGACCGCCGTTCTTGATGGAG AACAAAGGAAGCAAAAAATTTTGGAAATAAAAACAGGACTGGATGAGGCCGATTCTTTG ATCCGTAAGATGGATCTAGAGGCCCGTGGTTTGCAACCAAATGTGAAGGCAGTTCTTCTTGCAAAGCTAAGAGAATTTAAATCTGATTTGAACAATTTGAAAAGTGAAGTAAAACGAATTGCTTCAACGAACTTGAACCAGGCTGCTCGAGATGAGCTGCTGGAGGCAGGGATGGCTGATACATTGACG GCTTCAGCAAATCAAAGGGGAAGACTGATGATGTCAACTGAAAGACTGGACAATTCCAGCAACAGGATCCAAGACAGTAGAAGGGTGATGTTGGAGACAGAAGAGCTTGGTGTATCTCTTCTTCATGATTTACATGGACAGCGGCAGGCTCTCTTACATTCTAATGATACG ATGTATGGCGTGGATGACAATATAAGCAGGAGCAAGAAGATTATGACCAACATATCTAGGAGGATGGACCGAAACAAGTGGATTATTGGTTCTGTAATCACAGTACTAGTTATTGCTATTGCCGTGGTTTTGTATTTCAAACTTTCCAAGTGA
- the LOC140837872 gene encoding uncharacterized protein yields the protein MTTLAVYMEIFFPSVSNGQVLQCETSSCFVNSKRTSTEYHERFLKIDLSKEGMKEPNEYNLVNIYGKELLGLLKSDESGMKRKKNLDRAHKSFKVVKDEKNEYEEKCIDRLLKSVLPRLAHSVSFNDMIHLDLSSGRKKSTVIRLSVTRTSVDGEDTNDFCASTKYLYRSRVALMIPCCKEEKPTSGSWSEIEPSTFKLHGENYFKDKKKFNAPNMSPYTPIGVDLFTSSRRINHIAQHLDLPSIKADTKLPRLLIVNIQLPTYPVPMFLGDANGEGLSLVLYFKLSESFEKDISPQFQDMIKRLVDDDMEKIRGFAKESTVPFRERLKLMVGVVNPEDLVSCSTERKLLHAYNEKHVLSRPQHDFYHVGNCQEVGSK from the exons ATGACGACTTTAGCAGTGTACATGGAG ATATTTTTTCCTAGTGTCTCCAATGGACAAGTGCTTCAATGTGAAACTTCATCGTGTTTTGTGAACAGTAAGCGCACCTCCACAGAGTACCATGAAAGATTCCTAAAAATAGACTTGAGCAAAGAGGGAATGAAGGAGCCAAATGAGTATAACCTTGTAAATATCTATGGAAAAGAACTTCTTGGTTTATTGAAGAGTGACGAGTCTGGTATGAAAAGGAAGAAAAATTTAGATCGTGCCCATAAAAGTTTCAAGGTTGTGAAAGATGAGAAGAACGAGTACGAAGAGAAATGTATAGATAGATTATTGAAGTCAGTCTTGCCTCGGTTAGCTCATTCTGTAAGTTTTAACGACATGATCCACCTCGACTTGAGCTCCGGTAGAAAGAAATCAACTGTTATTAGGCTCTCTGTTACGAGAACATCTGTTGATGGAGAAGACACCAATGACTTTT GTGCATCAACAAAGTACTTGTATCGTTCAAGAGTGGCACTTATGATTCCATGTTGTAAAGAAGAAAAGCCAACTTCTGGAAGTTGGTCTGAGATCGAGCCTTCAACTTTTAAGCTACATGGAGAAAACTACTTCAA GGATAAGAAGAAATTCAATGCACCCAATATGAGTCCATACACTCCAATTGGTGTTGATTTGTTTACGTCTTCGAGAAGGATAAACCACATTGCACAACACCTTGATCTTCCTTCCATAAAAGCAGACACAAAACTTCCTCGACTTCTAATTGTCAACATTCAG CTGCCCACCTATCCGGTGCCAATGTTTCTTGGTGATGCCAATGGGGAGGGCTTGAGCcttgtactgtattttaaaCTTTCCGAGAGTTTTGAGAAAGACATATCTCCACAGTTTCAAGACATGATCAAG AGATTAGTGGATGATGATATGGAAAAGATTAGAGGATTTGCGAAAGAGTCGACAGTCCCATTCAGAGAAAGGCTAAAACTTATGGTTGGTGTGGTAAATCCAGAAGATCTGGTCTCGTGTTCGACTGAAAGAAAACTTCTGCATGCCTATAATGAGAAGCATGTTCTTTCTCGCCCTCAACATGACTTTTATCATGTTGGGAACTGTCAAGAAGTGGGATCAAAATGA